The following are from one region of the Aquirufa lenticrescens genome:
- a CDS encoding porin family protein, translating to MKALKSVLTMALVMGILSVATAQKHSRADYFRIGIKGGVNLSSVKVASLSTNLENKTGYQLGAFARIGRTIFIQPEVYFTAKEVNVDVLNSLTTNQGVVGFSQKSLDVPLLAGIKLGPLRVLAGPVASYALSASTSPDAAVKSYFSGTSQEIINRSSFSYQAGIGFDILNLSLDLRYEGAMSELKNTVAVPSGFNYSQKPSYYQATIGFRIL from the coding sequence ATGAAAGCCTTAAAATCAGTATTGACAATGGCCCTTGTAATGGGCATCTTATCTGTAGCCACAGCTCAAAAGCACTCACGCGCTGATTATTTCAGAATTGGAATTAAGGGAGGGGTTAATCTTTCTTCTGTTAAAGTAGCTAGCCTGAGTACGAATTTAGAAAACAAGACGGGCTATCAATTAGGTGCATTTGCCCGCATAGGTCGGACAATTTTTATACAACCAGAAGTCTATTTTACAGCGAAAGAAGTCAACGTAGATGTGCTTAACTCATTAACAACGAATCAAGGTGTCGTGGGTTTCTCTCAAAAATCGTTAGATGTGCCTTTGTTAGCTGGGATTAAATTAGGTCCCTTGCGTGTATTAGCCGGTCCTGTAGCCTCTTATGCTCTTTCAGCTTCGACAAGTCCTGATGCAGCCGTTAAATCGTATTTTTCAGGCACTTCTCAAGAAATTATTAATCGCTCTAGCTTCTCTTATCAAGCGGGTATTGGATTTGATATCTTAAACTTATCGCTTGATCTACGTTACGAAGGCGCGATGTCAGAATTGAAGAATACAGTAGCCGTCCCTAGCGGTTTTAATTATTCCCAAAAACCGAGTTATTACCAGGCGACTATTGGTTTCCGCATTTTATAA
- a CDS encoding nucleotidyltransferase family protein, giving the protein MTGLILAAGASSRLGEAKQLLVYQGQSLLERSIRLAFSVCKEVQVCLGAEVDQSIRIIENLQKEFPTLSFVQVEHWDKGMGESLAVGLKTIDFSKDVLVLLCDLPFLTSSHIKNLTSLANPERAIVASFQGVNSPPVLIPSALRPLFNRWSGDQGLGKFWRQNPMLCEIIHFSDKFRDVDVPEDREYWGI; this is encoded by the coding sequence ATGACCGGATTAATTTTAGCGGCGGGCGCATCGTCCCGTTTAGGAGAAGCAAAACAATTATTAGTGTACCAAGGCCAAAGCCTTTTAGAGCGGTCTATTCGACTTGCATTTAGTGTCTGTAAAGAAGTTCAAGTTTGTTTAGGTGCTGAAGTGGATCAATCCATTCGTATCATCGAGAATTTACAAAAGGAGTTTCCTACTTTATCTTTTGTTCAGGTTGAACATTGGGACAAAGGTATGGGGGAGTCATTGGCAGTGGGCTTGAAAACGATTGATTTCTCCAAAGATGTCTTAGTGCTCTTATGTGATTTGCCTTTTTTGACCTCTAGCCACATTAAGAATTTAACGTCGCTGGCTAATCCTGAAAGAGCCATAGTCGCCTCATTTCAAGGGGTGAATTCTCCACCGGTATTAATACCATCTGCATTGCGTCCTTTGTTTAACCGTTGGAGTGGAGACCAGGGATTGGGGAAATTTTGGCGCCAAAATCCGATGCTCTGCGAAATCATTCACTTTTCTGATAAATTCCGAGATGTTGACGTGCCGGAGGATCGGGAGTATTGGGGGATTTAA
- the dnaJ gene encoding molecular chaperone DnaJ gives MAQKRDYYEILGVSKSASEDEIKKAYRKMAVKYHPDKNPDNKEAEEKFKEAAEAYEVLSNSQKKAQYDRFGHAGMGGAAGGGFGGGGMNMEDIFSQFGDIFGGGDDSPFGSFFNQGRGGGRRQRKGTDLRIKLKLNLEEIANGVEKKIKVKRHVACKSCSGNGSKNGTDLKTCGTCQGSGQVRQVQQTMLGQMVTSSTCPHCNGEGKSVGAKCGDCFGEGRVLEEEIIPIKIPAGVSNDMQLSMSGKGNVPPRGGVAGDLLIVIEEEAHDLLHRDGNNVIYDLYVNFVDAALGTSVEVPTISGKAKITLDAGTQSGKILRLKGKGIKELNGYSIGDQLVHVNIWTPKQVSKEETELLEKLRDSPNFAPQPGKSEKGFFHKVRDMFS, from the coding sequence ATGGCGCAAAAAAGAGATTATTACGAGATATTAGGAGTTTCTAAATCCGCATCGGAAGACGAGATCAAGAAGGCATACCGCAAAATGGCGGTGAAATACCATCCAGATAAGAATCCTGATAATAAGGAGGCAGAGGAGAAATTCAAAGAAGCAGCGGAAGCCTATGAAGTGTTAAGCAATTCCCAAAAGAAAGCGCAATACGACCGTTTCGGTCACGCTGGAATGGGTGGCGCAGCTGGCGGTGGTTTTGGCGGTGGCGGAATGAACATGGAGGATATCTTCTCGCAATTTGGAGATATTTTCGGTGGTGGAGATGATAGCCCATTCGGTAGCTTCTTTAACCAAGGTCGTGGCGGCGGAAGACGTCAGCGCAAAGGAACCGACCTGCGTATCAAACTCAAATTGAATTTAGAGGAGATCGCAAACGGTGTTGAAAAGAAAATCAAGGTAAAGCGCCACGTCGCTTGTAAATCATGCTCCGGTAACGGATCTAAAAACGGAACAGACTTAAAAACCTGTGGCACTTGCCAAGGTTCAGGTCAAGTACGTCAAGTACAACAAACGATGCTAGGCCAAATGGTCACTTCTTCTACCTGCCCTCATTGTAATGGTGAAGGTAAATCCGTAGGAGCAAAATGTGGCGATTGCTTTGGTGAAGGACGCGTATTAGAAGAAGAAATCATCCCGATCAAAATCCCAGCTGGCGTTTCAAACGATATGCAGCTGTCGATGTCTGGAAAAGGAAACGTTCCCCCTCGTGGTGGCGTAGCCGGTGATTTGTTAATCGTCATTGAAGAAGAAGCACACGATCTATTGCACCGCGACGGAAACAACGTGATCTACGATCTTTACGTCAACTTTGTGGATGCTGCCTTAGGTACCTCCGTAGAAGTTCCTACCATCAGTGGAAAAGCAAAGATCACCTTAGACGCTGGAACCCAAAGTGGTAAAATTCTCCGCTTAAAAGGCAAAGGGATCAAAGAACTAAACGGATACTCGATCGGCGATCAATTAGTGCACGTGAACATTTGGACACCTAAGCAAGTGAGCAAAGAGGAAACCGAATTATTAGAAAAATTACGTGACTCCCCTAACTTCGCCCCACAACCTGGGAAATCGGAGAAAGGATTCTTTCATAAGGTGAGGGATATGTTTTCGTAG
- a CDS encoding DUF2723 domain-containing protein: MWSFKKVNNWTGWGVFFIALITYTLTVEPTASFWDCGEFIACAYKLQVPHPPGAPLFLLLGRMFSLLALGDVTKVAYWVNMMSVVSSALTILFLHWTIVMIGRKMINKSFEDLNSNERFGLLASGVVGSLIYTFSDTFWFSAVEAEVYAMSSFFTAIVVWAAFKWELVEDRAESNRWILFIAYLVGLSIGVHLLNLVTLPALGLLYYFKRYEKPTLTGGVISILAALFILGIINAGIIPGLPSLAFQFELTFVNTLGFSYGSGAIVFLILLIAAVVFGIRYSYAKGKEVLNVALFSFVFLLIGYSTYTVALVRSGYNTPINENDPSNILNFLKYLKREQYGERSLIYGPVYTAEVTGYKEGAETPIYKMKDGKYVEYTKKPVYEYDKTQMMLLPRVYSNQANHVKLYQEMLGIPAGEKPSFGKNLEFLFTHQLGHMYMRYLLWNFVGRESDFQDAWAINTFEDTSKLPDILRNNKARNNYFFLPIIFVLLGFFYMLRKNDKDLLVTILMFVLTGVALTVYLNSPPTEPRERDYIFVGSFYFMSIWAGFAVMQILEFIQKFVKADKAKWAIAALLGLTAPAILAQQNWDDHDRSGRVHQIDFAKNLLNSCAPNAILFTGGDNDTFPLWYVQEVEGFRTDVRVCNLSLLGTDWYIDQMKRKTYESQPLPILLSKDQLMEGVNDQILFNPKEGLTAMSLPDYLDLLHKDSPSIQEQTQLGETINTLPTDSVVIPVDIAAVAKTNWFPKQFVPYMSPALGWKLPSHNIYKGELIQLEIISNNAVSGWKRPIYFASTLPNDQYLGLKESMQLEGYAYRLMPFKIPGANDGYVNTQIMSDNILKKMYWRGLDNDKIYYHGDFYLGIPSVTARLSVYRLADQLVREGNYANAKKVLDYLDQKMPDKVIPYDQFSASMVELYVAVGDAQSALKIAKRIVDRDDQLLDYYLDGRYSSHERDVQIAIYEMNLVVSALKASKVSPAKYQALEAKFNKQLGRLQ; the protein is encoded by the coding sequence ATGTGGAGTTTTAAAAAAGTAAATAATTGGACAGGCTGGGGAGTTTTCTTCATTGCCTTGATTACGTATACCTTGACGGTGGAACCTACGGCCTCTTTTTGGGACTGTGGTGAGTTTATCGCCTGTGCCTACAAATTACAAGTACCTCACCCTCCAGGGGCGCCTTTATTCCTTTTATTAGGGCGTATGTTCTCTTTGCTAGCTTTAGGCGATGTGACGAAAGTGGCTTATTGGGTAAATATGATGTCCGTTGTCAGTAGTGCATTGACTATTTTATTCTTGCATTGGACGATTGTGATGATTGGTCGCAAGATGATTAATAAGTCGTTTGAAGATCTTAACTCGAATGAGCGCTTTGGTTTATTGGCGTCAGGCGTGGTAGGATCGTTGATTTACACGTTTTCTGATACTTTTTGGTTCTCAGCAGTGGAAGCCGAAGTATATGCGATGTCGTCTTTCTTTACTGCAATCGTGGTTTGGGCGGCGTTTAAGTGGGAATTAGTAGAGGATAGAGCGGAATCGAATCGTTGGATTTTATTCATTGCCTATTTAGTGGGATTATCGATTGGGGTCCACTTATTGAATTTAGTGACGCTTCCGGCGTTAGGTTTATTGTATTATTTCAAACGCTATGAGAAACCTACGTTAACGGGTGGAGTGATTTCGATCTTAGCTGCGCTCTTCATTTTAGGTATTATTAATGCGGGAATCATTCCAGGTTTGCCTAGTTTGGCTTTCCAATTTGAGTTGACTTTCGTGAATACCTTGGGCTTCTCTTATGGCTCTGGTGCGATCGTTTTCTTGATTCTACTGATTGCTGCGGTGGTTTTTGGGATTCGTTATTCGTATGCCAAAGGAAAGGAAGTACTCAACGTAGCCCTATTCTCATTCGTCTTCTTGTTAATCGGTTATTCAACTTACACGGTTGCTTTAGTGCGTTCAGGTTATAACACGCCTATTAATGAGAATGATCCGAGCAACATCTTGAACTTCTTGAAGTACTTGAAACGTGAGCAATATGGCGAGCGATCGTTGATTTACGGACCTGTTTATACCGCTGAAGTAACGGGTTACAAAGAGGGTGCTGAGACGCCTATCTATAAAATGAAGGATGGGAAATACGTAGAATACACGAAGAAACCGGTGTATGAATACGACAAGACCCAAATGATGTTATTACCACGTGTCTATTCAAATCAAGCGAATCACGTGAAATTATACCAGGAAATGTTAGGAATTCCTGCAGGGGAGAAGCCAAGCTTTGGCAAGAACCTAGAATTCCTATTTACGCATCAATTAGGGCATATGTACATGCGCTATTTACTGTGGAATTTCGTGGGTCGCGAAAGCGATTTCCAAGATGCTTGGGCGATCAATACATTTGAGGATACGTCGAAATTACCGGACATTTTACGCAACAATAAGGCCCGCAATAATTACTTCTTCCTACCGATCATCTTCGTGTTATTAGGATTCTTCTATATGCTTCGCAAGAACGATAAGGACCTTTTGGTGACGATTTTGATGTTTGTTTTAACAGGTGTGGCGTTAACGGTTTACCTGAATTCACCGCCTACAGAACCGCGTGAGCGTGATTACATCTTCGTAGGTTCATTCTACTTTATGTCGATTTGGGCGGGATTTGCGGTGATGCAAATACTAGAGTTTATTCAGAAGTTTGTGAAAGCAGATAAGGCCAAATGGGCGATTGCTGCTCTATTAGGTTTAACGGCTCCTGCGATTTTGGCCCAACAAAACTGGGATGACCACGATAGAAGCGGTCGTGTGCACCAAATCGATTTTGCCAAAAATCTCTTGAATTCCTGCGCTCCTAACGCCATTCTATTTACGGGAGGGGACAATGATACGTTCCCACTTTGGTACGTACAAGAAGTCGAAGGATTCAGAACGGACGTTCGCGTGTGTAACTTGTCTCTATTAGGAACAGACTGGTACATCGATCAAATGAAGCGCAAGACGTATGAATCTCAGCCTTTACCGATTCTTTTATCGAAGGATCAGTTAATGGAAGGGGTAAATGACCAGATTTTATTCAATCCAAAAGAAGGTTTGACTGCGATGTCTTTACCGGACTATTTGGACCTATTGCACAAAGACAGCCCATCTATCCAGGAGCAAACACAATTAGGTGAAACGATCAACACCTTGCCAACGGATTCGGTGGTGATTCCAGTAGATATTGCTGCTGTGGCTAAAACAAATTGGTTCCCTAAACAATTTGTTCCTTATATGTCACCAGCGCTGGGTTGGAAATTACCATCACACAACATCTACAAAGGGGAATTGATTCAATTAGAGATTATCTCAAACAACGCAGTCTCAGGCTGGAAACGTCCGATCTATTTTGCGTCCACGTTGCCGAATGACCAATATTTAGGTTTAAAGGAATCAATGCAACTAGAAGGCTACGCTTATCGTTTGATGCCTTTCAAGATTCCTGGCGCGAATGATGGTTATGTAAATACACAGATTATGTCTGACAACATTTTGAAAAAGATGTATTGGAGAGGTTTGGATAACGACAAGATCTATTACCATGGTGATTTCTACTTAGGAATTCCATCAGTAACAGCTCGCTTAAGTGTGTATCGTTTAGCGGATCAATTAGTCCGCGAAGGAAATTACGCAAATGCGAAAAAGGTCTTGGATTATCTAGACCAAAAAATGCCTGATAAGGTCATTCCTTACGATCAATTCTCTGCTTCTATGGTGGAATTATATGTAGCTGTTGGCGATGCTCAATCTGCCCTTAAAATCGCTAAAAGAATAGTAGATCGCGATGATCAATTATTAGATTACTATTTAGATGGTCGCTATTCATCTCATGAACGAGATGTACAAATAGCTATCTACGAAATGAACTTAGTCGTTTCTGCTTTGAAAGCTTCGAAAGTGAGCCCTGCGAAATACCAGGCCCTAGAGGCGAAGTTTAATAAGCAGTTAGGTAGGTTGCAGTAG
- the purL gene encoding phosphoribosylformylglycinamidine synthase subunit PurL translates to MESIGTLPTVETAKKLGLLPEEYDRIQEILGRKPNFTELSIFSVMWSEHCSYKNSIVWLKTLPKDSPRMLAKAGEENAGLVDLGDGLGCAFKIESHNHPSALEPYQGAATGVGGINRDIFTMGARPIAQLNSLRFGNIDLAKTKWLVKGVVKGIGDYGNAFGIPTVGGEVQFDDCYNVNPLVNAFSAGILKVGTQASAISYGVGNPVFIVGSATGKDGIGGASFASEDITAKSSEKLPAVQVGDPFQEKLLLEASLEIIEAGCVIGIQDMGAAGIICSTSEMSAKGEHGMIIDLSKVPTRQPNMQPFEILLSESQERMLIVVEKGREEEAKRIFDKWDLNCEQIGTVTDTKRLEFYQDGVLVADVPADDLVLGGGAPVYHREYKEPAYFQEFKKFKIDSVADLPKEELPKALNFMMNHPNIASKKWVAQQYDSSIGRANRNTNAPSDAAVVKVHGSQKSIVITVDCNSRYVNADPEEGCAMAVAEAARNIVCSGGVPVAITNCLNFGNPYVPEVYWQFVGAIKGMKKSCEAFETPVTGGNVSFYNQSSDEGPVFPTPTIGMLGILEDPANKMTLDFKKEGDAIYLVGESVNDIASSEYVYSYKGIKATPAPHFELATEQKVQKAISALITEKLIESAHDVSDGGLLVTLAESSFPRGLGFKVTSDSAIRQDAFWFGEAQSRVVVSVDAAKKVAFESALQAHGVKFSALGSVQGTDMVADGAVLSSVAAAYQSFDTALETALMK, encoded by the coding sequence GTGGAATCAATCGGAACCCTTCCCACCGTCGAAACAGCCAAAAAATTAGGATTATTGCCCGAAGAGTATGATCGCATTCAGGAGATTTTAGGTCGCAAGCCTAATTTTACCGAATTGTCGATTTTCTCAGTTATGTGGTCTGAGCACTGTAGCTACAAGAATTCAATCGTTTGGTTGAAGACTTTGCCTAAAGACTCTCCACGTATGTTAGCGAAAGCGGGTGAGGAAAATGCCGGTTTGGTTGATTTAGGTGACGGTTTAGGTTGTGCTTTTAAGATTGAATCACATAATCACCCATCTGCACTAGAGCCTTACCAAGGTGCGGCGACAGGTGTGGGTGGTATCAACCGTGATATTTTCACGATGGGTGCGCGTCCGATTGCGCAATTGAATTCCTTACGTTTTGGTAATATTGATTTAGCTAAAACGAAGTGGTTAGTGAAAGGTGTCGTGAAGGGGATTGGGGATTATGGTAATGCATTTGGAATTCCTACCGTGGGAGGTGAGGTTCAATTCGATGATTGTTACAATGTAAATCCGCTAGTTAATGCGTTTTCAGCGGGTATTTTAAAAGTAGGAACGCAGGCATCTGCTATTTCTTACGGCGTGGGTAACCCGGTGTTTATTGTGGGATCTGCGACTGGAAAAGACGGAATTGGCGGTGCAAGTTTTGCATCAGAAGATATTACGGCGAAATCATCGGAGAAATTACCTGCGGTTCAAGTAGGGGATCCATTCCAAGAGAAATTGTTGTTAGAGGCTTCTTTAGAAATCATCGAGGCAGGATGCGTGATTGGTATTCAAGATATGGGTGCGGCGGGTATTATTTGCTCGACGTCTGAAATGTCTGCGAAAGGAGAGCATGGGATGATTATTGATCTTTCCAAAGTTCCTACACGTCAACCCAACATGCAACCATTTGAGATCTTGTTATCTGAGTCTCAAGAGCGTATGTTAATCGTAGTGGAGAAGGGTCGTGAGGAAGAAGCGAAACGTATTTTTGATAAGTGGGATCTAAATTGCGAGCAAATTGGTACGGTTACAGATACTAAACGCCTTGAGTTCTATCAAGATGGGGTTTTAGTAGCTGACGTTCCAGCGGATGATTTAGTGTTAGGTGGTGGTGCTCCAGTTTACCACCGTGAGTACAAAGAGCCTGCATACTTCCAAGAATTCAAGAAATTTAAGATAGATTCAGTTGCTGATTTGCCTAAAGAAGAATTGCCTAAGGCTTTGAACTTCATGATGAATCACCCGAATATCGCTTCAAAGAAGTGGGTAGCGCAACAGTATGATTCATCAATCGGCCGTGCGAATCGCAACACGAATGCGCCTTCGGATGCGGCGGTAGTGAAAGTACACGGTTCTCAAAAATCCATTGTTATTACGGTAGATTGTAATTCGCGTTATGTTAACGCAGATCCGGAAGAAGGATGTGCAATGGCGGTAGCGGAAGCGGCTCGTAACATCGTATGTTCGGGTGGTGTGCCGGTGGCGATTACGAACTGCTTGAACTTTGGTAATCCATACGTTCCAGAAGTTTATTGGCAATTTGTGGGTGCGATCAAAGGGATGAAGAAATCTTGTGAGGCATTCGAAACGCCAGTAACTGGTGGAAACGTTTCCTTCTACAACCAATCTTCTGACGAAGGTCCAGTATTCCCGACGCCTACGATCGGTATGTTGGGTATTTTAGAGGATCCCGCGAATAAGATGACTTTAGACTTCAAAAAAGAAGGTGATGCGATCTATTTAGTAGGTGAATCGGTAAATGATATTGCTTCTTCTGAATATGTGTATTCATACAAAGGGATCAAAGCAACTCCAGCACCCCATTTTGAATTAGCGACGGAACAAAAGGTACAAAAGGCGATTTCGGCTTTAATTACAGAAAAATTAATTGAATCTGCTCACGACGTATCCGATGGTGGTTTGTTAGTGACATTAGCGGAATCGTCATTCCCTCGTGGATTAGGATTTAAAGTGACTTCGGATTCAGCTATTCGTCAGGATGCGTTTTGGTTCGGGGAAGCTCAATCACGTGTGGTCGTTTCAGTTGATGCTGCTAAGAAAGTGGCCTTTGAATCTGCTTTACAGGCACATGGAGTTAAATTCTCCGCGCTAGGATCTGTTCAAGGAACGGATATGGTGGCGGATGGAGCTGTATTGAGCTCTGTCGCTGCTGCGTATCAATCATTTGATACAGCTCTAGAAACTGCTTTAATGAAATAG
- the pheS gene encoding phenylalanine--tRNA ligase subunit alpha: protein MNEQIKALQAEIDAFVISNEGELDSFRNQFVGRKSRLASLFDELKNVPAENRREVGQALNGLKNSAEAKFAEAQESFAGNAAGFEVPSDLTLYNPISQGSLHPLTKVRARILEIFNRMGFSVSDGPEIETDFYNFTALNFPANHPAREMQDTFFIEKGAGEIQDDVLLRTHTSNVQIRLMQHQKPPIRSVMPGRVYRNEAISARAHCLFHQVEGLYVDEQVSFKDLKDTLYHFAKEMFGKDTKVRFRPSYFPFTEPSAEMDITCLLCKGDGCNVCKGAGWVEIAGAGMVDPNVLENVGIDSKKYNGFAFGMGIERITMLKYQIKDLRLFTENDVRFLKQFN from the coding sequence ATGAATGAACAAATAAAGGCTCTTCAGGCCGAAATCGACGCTTTTGTCATTTCAAATGAGGGCGAGTTAGACTCTTTTAGAAATCAATTTGTTGGACGTAAGAGCCGCTTAGCATCGCTTTTTGATGAATTGAAAAATGTGCCAGCTGAGAATCGCCGGGAGGTGGGACAGGCCTTGAATGGCTTGAAGAATTCCGCAGAGGCGAAGTTTGCAGAAGCGCAAGAATCATTCGCAGGGAATGCGGCTGGCTTCGAGGTTCCCTCTGATTTAACATTGTATAATCCGATCTCGCAAGGCAGTCTTCATCCTTTGACGAAGGTGAGAGCGCGTATTTTGGAGATATTTAACCGGATGGGTTTCTCGGTTTCTGATGGACCGGAGATCGAAACCGATTTCTATAATTTTACGGCGTTGAACTTCCCAGCGAATCACCCAGCACGCGAAATGCAGGATACCTTCTTCATCGAAAAAGGGGCTGGAGAGATTCAAGACGATGTTTTATTGCGTACTCACACGTCTAATGTACAGATTCGCTTGATGCAACACCAAAAGCCACCGATTCGCTCGGTGATGCCAGGACGTGTGTATCGGAACGAAGCGATTTCAGCGCGTGCCCATTGTCTTTTCCACCAAGTAGAAGGACTTTATGTGGACGAGCAAGTGAGTTTCAAGGATTTGAAAGATACCTTGTATCATTTTGCCAAAGAGATGTTCGGTAAAGACACGAAAGTTCGTTTCCGTCCATCTTACTTCCCTTTTACGGAGCCTAGTGCTGAAATGGACATCACCTGTCTATTGTGCAAAGGTGATGGTTGTAATGTGTGCAAAGGAGCCGGTTGGGTGGAAATTGCCGGAGCCGGAATGGTAGATCCGAACGTTTTGGAAAATGTGGGAATTGACTCGAAGAAGTACAATGGCTTTGCCTTTGGAATGGGTATCGAGCGGATTACGATGTTAAAATACCAGATCAAAGACTTACGTTTATTCACGGAGAATGACGTTCGTTTCTTAAAACAGTTTAATTAA
- the truA gene encoding tRNA pseudouridine(38-40) synthase TruA: protein MSRYLLAFSYDGGSFHGYQIQPNATTVQSVLQDKLSLLLGSQLEIVGSSRTDTGVHAHQQFAHFDLPDVKKVKENWVFRLNRMLPESLAVQGIYQVADDFHARFAALSRTYEYRISPSKSPFNSAYAYRFGVELDVDAMNEAAALFFQHTDYQCFSKVKTEVATFECTIMQASWAWRGEELVFTIQGNRFLRGMVRAVVGTLLEVGQGRLNKTQLQEILDSKDRCKAGRAVPAHGLHLLEVEYPAAIFDAKCAG, encoded by the coding sequence ATGAGCCGCTATCTACTCGCTTTTTCGTACGATGGCGGCTCTTTTCATGGCTACCAAATTCAGCCTAACGCAACGACGGTTCAGTCGGTTTTGCAAGATAAATTAAGTTTATTGCTCGGTTCACAGCTTGAAATTGTCGGAAGTTCTCGCACAGACACGGGCGTTCATGCGCATCAACAATTTGCTCATTTCGATTTGCCTGATGTCAAAAAAGTCAAGGAAAACTGGGTATTTCGTTTGAATCGAATGTTGCCTGAATCTTTAGCGGTTCAAGGAATATACCAGGTGGCAGATGATTTTCATGCGCGATTCGCAGCATTGTCGCGAACTTATGAATACCGTATTAGTCCTTCGAAAAGCCCATTTAATTCAGCTTATGCCTATCGTTTCGGTGTTGAACTAGATGTAGACGCGATGAATGAGGCAGCTGCTCTGTTTTTTCAGCACACGGATTACCAATGTTTTTCCAAAGTAAAAACGGAAGTAGCCACCTTTGAATGTACCATTATGCAGGCTTCTTGGGCATGGAGAGGGGAAGAACTGGTGTTTACGATTCAAGGCAATCGATTCTTGCGTGGAATGGTAAGAGCGGTGGTAGGTACGCTATTAGAAGTAGGGCAGGGGCGCTTGAATAAAACGCAATTGCAAGAAATTTTAGACTCGAAAGACCGCTGCAAAGCCGGTCGTGCCGTACCTGCTCACGGATTACATCTCTTAGAAGTGGAATATCCGGCGGCTATTTTTGACGCCAAATGTGCAGGATAA
- the radA gene encoding DNA repair protein RadA has product MAKAKTSFFCQSCGHSAPKWLGKCPSCGEWNTFVEELVEATNHPAEVWKTKGSPKSAAKPKLLNEVSFENLPKLTCSDPEFNRVLGGGIVPGSLVLIGGEPGIGKSTLLLQVALSLTQTRVLYVTGEESEQQIKLRADRLAAKSDSLYILTETNTQSIFRHLVDLEPELIIVDSIQTLFSDQIESGPGSVSQIRECALELMRFAKESGTPIFLVGHITKEGSIAGPKVLEHLVDTVLQFEGDRHMIYRILRTTKNRFGSTSELGIYEMLGSGLRPVTNPSEILLSQRDEPSSGIAIGTLMEGNRPLLVEIQSLVSASSYGNAQRTANGYDGKRLSMLIAVLEKRGGYKLATQDVFLNITGGIRVDDPALDLATCLSLVSSYEDKIIDSSICFAAEVGLGGELRSVTRIDQRIAEAEKLGFKEIWISKYNLKGLNYKPNKIKVQSAATLLDVILHIWRQK; this is encoded by the coding sequence ATGGCCAAAGCTAAAACGTCTTTTTTCTGTCAATCGTGTGGTCACTCCGCTCCGAAGTGGTTAGGTAAGTGTCCCTCATGCGGAGAATGGAATACGTTCGTGGAGGAATTAGTGGAAGCGACTAATCATCCGGCAGAAGTTTGGAAAACAAAAGGTAGTCCGAAATCTGCTGCGAAGCCTAAGCTATTAAATGAAGTAAGCTTCGAAAACCTTCCTAAACTAACCTGTTCTGACCCCGAATTCAACCGGGTTTTAGGTGGTGGAATCGTTCCTGGCTCCTTAGTATTAATCGGTGGAGAACCAGGCATCGGAAAATCAACCCTTTTATTGCAAGTAGCCCTTTCCTTAACCCAGACGCGTGTTTTATACGTCACTGGAGAGGAATCGGAACAACAAATTAAACTGAGAGCGGATCGTTTAGCTGCGAAATCTGACTCCTTATATATCCTTACGGAGACCAATACACAATCCATTTTTAGGCATTTAGTGGATTTAGAGCCTGAATTAATCATTGTGGATTCAATACAAACGCTGTTTTCTGATCAAATCGAATCCGGCCCGGGTTCCGTATCACAGATTCGGGAATGTGCATTGGAATTAATGCGATTCGCGAAGGAAAGTGGCACTCCTATCTTCTTAGTAGGTCACATTACCAAAGAAGGTTCCATCGCCGGACCTAAAGTCCTAGAGCACCTGGTGGACACCGTTTTACAATTCGAAGGAGATCGTCACATGATCTACCGCATTTTGCGCACAACGAAGAACCGTTTTGGATCGACTTCCGAATTAGGCATCTACGAAATGCTAGGAAGCGGATTACGACCTGTCACTAATCCATCTGAAATCCTCTTATCGCAACGCGATGAACCGTCATCAGGTATCGCCATTGGTACACTGATGGAAGGAAATCGTCCGCTTTTAGTAGAAATCCAATCTTTAGTGAGTGCGTCCTCTTATGGGAATGCCCAAAGAACAGCGAACGGATACGATGGAAAACGATTAAGTATGTTAATCGCCGTTTTAGAAAAAAGAGGGGGCTATAAATTAGCGACGCAAGACGTTTTCTTGAACATTACGGGCGGAATACGGGTAGATGACCCCGCACTCGATTTAGCGACTTGCCTATCCTTAGTCTCTTCTTATGAGGATAAAATCATCGATTCTTCTATCTGTTTTGCGGCAGAGGTAGGCTTAGGAGGAGAATTACGTTCCGTAACGCGAATAGATCAGCGCATCGCTGAGGCAGAGAAATTAGGCTTTAAGGAAATCTGGATCAGCAAGTACAATCTGAAGGGCTTGAATTATAAGCCGAATAAAATCAAGGTACAATCAGCGGCGACCTTGTTGGATGTTATCCTGCACATTTGGCGTCAAAAATAG